The following coding sequences are from one Danio rerio strain Tuebingen ecotype United States chromosome 21, GRCz12tu, whole genome shotgun sequence window:
- the ccdc90b gene encoding coiled-coil domain-containing protein 90B, mitochondrial isoform X1: protein MRSSKSWNQAEIALQQIMAHLDAIRKDMVILEKSEFANLRSENAKMKTELEQITNRLLEESQKIRAEAKLDINLERSRVTDMFTEQEKKLMDVRMEFQKMNADIESEAVETSKKIDIQVASLKTLLESLKLETVRYLAACIFTCLAIALGFYRFWK from the exons ATGCGCTCGTCAAAGAGCTGGAATCAAGCG GAAATCGCTTTACAGCAAATCATGGCTCATCTCGATGCTATCAGGAAAGACATGGTTATCCTGGAGAAGAGTGAATTTGCCAATTTACGTTCAGAAAATGCT AAAATGAAAACTGAACTGGAGCAAATAACGAACAGACTGCTG GAAGAAAGCCAAAAAATAAGAGCTGAAGCAAAGTTAGATATTAATCTGGAGAGAAGCAGAGTTACAGATATG TTTACAGAACAAGAGAAGAAACTGATGGATGTTAGAATGGAGTTTCAAAAAATG AATGCAGATATAGAAAGTGAAGCAGTTGAAACGTCAAAGAAAATAGACATCCAAGTAGCGTCTTTGAAAACACTCCTGGAATCGCTCAAGTTGGAGACTGTTAGATATCTTGCAG CATGCATCTTTACCTGCTTGGCAATTGCCTTGGGATTCTATCGCTTCTGGAAATGA
- the pcf11 gene encoding pre-mRNA cleavage complex 2 protein Pcf11 (The RefSeq protein has 2 substitutions compared to this genomic sequence), whose protein sequence is MSDDGAREDACREYQSSLEDLTFNSKPHINMLTILAEENIQFTKDIVAIIEAQIAKAPPVEKLPVLYLVDSIVKNVGGAYLEVFAKNLVNSFICVFEKVDEGTRKSLFKLRSTWDEIFPLKKLYALDVRVNSVDPAWPIKPLPPNVNASIHVNPKFLKPTEETPPKPTPPPPTPSLTQEQLIRQQLLAKQKQLLELQQKKIELELEQTKAQLAASPSLALNHHASAPVRFNASPKVNPTVPVPQTKSWPPAPSEKLSTRDPRLNRSGTTAVNPKEQVTHKKESPAAPSFQNAPEKRGQASSERPAKLDKLRIPKKDNSAVEEKSKSKSMLPSGKVMPVRPRGLESEQSKSAEVNKKDPRLHKQMHERMDSKDEDVREKKRSSEKKDRDEGSKNLDHQKLSSNRGKLINGSVNKHEKLETFLKQEIKVNKANVRKRSRSRSPPVHSPKRKERRSSPKRKTRSISPPPKSGKSRLSKHPHDDAFPQPSARDERTKKSVPDSRRPKRPLEDRPAEKKDGSLQRISAAEHKDLKDGKRWRSGWEENKHPKHSDTDLSHGRMGIQKHKTWNTNQRPPTPRTPKQHRLSVDSNIQIPEALHSASKRDLLRKASKRRADGEISNDEFLSVAHQINQLFQYQEERQRSDSWDESCDEGVYPSRKKQETISDAYLEHKLKLRRTQLHRPVQRGGHLPLHEMYHYPPHHEVSEQYSESLDVHKMSGDPIKPLSDHEDHRRIDRPPSCTGSTFRNSPSPVGLDGICGKSTVLPFERPSSPSEMDQQPEGDISPRFESPNSVHSGTGPDDGPISVEGLPRHDHFLEQGRSGRIHGESPGNTPSHSEGPTTQVNAARHDGPIHQRFDRYKNPQAPFDGPSSHMREPRLDGPPRPFVPPSRYESNTGGFDGSGGPVRFSGHRFDTPHHFEQFPKAPERPVRFNNPQVSHRPMRFVEPHNVRFDSPTPVHYDHSMPQNRFVNPPRFDNPQMQQGPPGYEEPHFPARIINYDEQQGPVRFDNPTCGIRFENPVQPEPLRFDAPPVMPRYDPQGPPRYCGPNIPNQLRPQEPTMYDQTQGQGPMINPTVPPPNFNMPPINSFGGPAQQFSMQQNVSQTSNFSVPVPTSSDFQGSFRPPFPGPGVGGVPQPMMGAQNFMPQNPMPFQPVSQFPQPEPEPLRQIDVNDLMSKLISTGIIKPAPTDSTADSPSASQTISVPEEEEEEEEQEQEEDDSVPDLTGFILDDMKQRHESIITKLYTGIQCYSCGMRFTASQTDVYADHLDWHYRQNRSEKDISKKVTHRRWYYSLTDWIEFEEIADLEERAKSQFFEKVHEEVVQKTQEAAKEREFQSVKAAADVVHELCEICQEQFEMYWEEEEEEWHLKNAIRVDEKTYHPSCYEDYKNTSSFMDTTPSPNKMLTENPLTAFLKQEQDDETSCSSIKEEPADDDMEAPMVKEEVQVKLEGESQTSAIVF, encoded by the exons ATGTCGGACGACGGTGCGAGGGAGGACGCCTGCCGCGAGTATCAGTCCTCGCTGGAAGATCTGACTTTCAACAGCAAACCGCACATCAACATGCTCACCATTCTAGCCGAGGAAAACATCCAGTTCACCAAGGATATCGTCGCAATAATTGAAGCACAAATTGCCAAG GCACCTCCTGTTGAGAAGCTTCCAGTTTTGTACTTAGTGGATTCCATAGTGAAGAATGTTGGAGGGGCTTACCTTGAAGTGTTTGCTAAGAACCTAGTCAATTcctttatttgtgtatttgaaAAG GTTGATGAGGGCACTAGAAAAAGTCTCTTCAAATTGCGTTCTACATGGGATGAAATTTTCCCCTTGAAGAAACTATATGCACTTGATGTGCGTGTGAACTCTGTAGATCCTGCATGGCCCATTAAACCATTGCCACCAAATGTGAATGCCAGCATTCATGTCAACCCCAAATTTTTAAAACCG ACTGAAGAAACGCCCCCGAAGCCTACACCACCACCTCCAACACCAAGCTTGACTCAAGAGCAGCTGATAAGGCAACAGTTGCTTGCAAAGCAAAAGCAGTTGTTAGAACTTCAGCAAAAGAAGATAGAGCTTGAACTTGAACAAACAAAAGCTCAGTTG GCTGCCAGTCCATCTCTGGCTTTAAATCATCATGCCAGTGCTCCAGTCCGTTTCAATGCCTCACCAAAGGTTAATCCAACGGTTCCTGTTCCGCAGACCAAATCTTGGCCTCCTGCCCCATCAGAAAAATTGTCAACCAGAGATCCTAGATTAAACAGATCTGGTACAACAGCTGTAAATCCAAAAGAACAAGTGACGCATAAAAAGGAGAGTCCAGCTGCACCAAGCTTTCAAAATGCTCCAGAAAAAAGAGGACAAGCCTCATCTGAAAGACCGGCTAAGTTGGATAAGTTGAGAATTCCAAAAAAGGATAACTCTGCTGTTGAAGAAAAGTCTAAATCCAAGTCTATGTTGCCATCTGGAAAAGTGATGCCTGTAAGACCTAGAGGATTGGAGTCTGAACAATCTAAGTCTGCTGAAGTCAACAAAAAGGACCCAAGGCTACATAAGCAGATGCATGAAAGGATGGATTCAAAAGATGAAGATGTTCGAGAGAAGAAAAGAAGCTCAGAGAAAAAAGATAGGGATGAAGGTTCCAAAAATTTGGATCATCAGAAGTTAAGCAGCAACAGAGGCAAACTTATAAATGGCTCTGTGAACAAGCATGAAAAGCTAGAGACCTTTCTGAAACAGGAGATCAAAGTGAACAAAGCAAATGTTAGAAAAAGGTCAAGATCGCGTTCTCCACCCGTACATTCTCCTAAAAGAAAAGAGAGGCGATCGTCTCCAAAGAGAAAAACCAGGAGCATTAGTCCACCTCCCAAGTCTGGAAAGTCTAGACTCAGTAAGCATCCACATGATGATGCTTTCCCACAACCAAGTGCAAGAGATGAACGTACAAAGAAAAGTGTTCCTGATTCGAGACGACCAAAAAGGCCTCTTGAGGATAGACCTGCTGAAAAGAAAGATGGATCACTGCAAAGAATTTCTGCTGCAGAGCATAAAGATCTAAAAGATGGCAAGAGGTGGAGGAGTGGATGGGAAGAAAACAAACA TCCTAAACACTCAGATACAGATCTGTCACATGGGCGAATGGGGATCCAGAAACACAAAACTTGGAACACTAATCAAAGACCACCCACACCTCGGACACCTAAGCAACATCGCTTAAGTGTTGATAGCAACATACAAATACCAGAAGCACTGCATTCTGCTAGTAAACGGGATCTTTTAAGAAAG gcTAGCAAAAGGCGTGCTGATGGCGAAATATCCAATGATGAATTTCTCAGCGTAGCTCATCAAATCAACCAACTTTTTCAATATCAAGAAGAAAGGCAACGATCAGATTCTTGGGATGAATCATGTGATGAGGGAGTGTATCCATCAAGAAAGAAACAAGAAACCATATCTGATGCTTACCTTGAGCATAAATTAAAGTTGAGAAGAACTCAGCTCCACCGTCCAG TGCAAAGAGGGGGACATTTACCTTTGCATGAAATGTATCACTATCCGCCTCATCATGAAGTATCTGAACAATATAGTGAAAGCTTGGATGTGCATAAAATGTCAGGTGATCCCATAAAGCCACTCTCTGACCATGAAGATCACAGAAGAATTGACAGGCCTCCATCCTGCACAGGGTCTACTTTCAGAAATTCGCCAAGCCCAGTTGGCTTAGATGGTATCTGTGGAAAATCCACAGTACTTCCATTTGAACGGCCATCCTCACCATCTGAAATGGATCAACAACCTGAGGGAGACATCAGCCCACGTTTTGAAAGTCCCAACAGTGTGCACTCTGGCACAGGCCCAGATGATGGTCCAATTAGCGTTGAGGGTCTTCCCAGGCACGATCATTTCTTGGAACAAGGACGAAGTGGGCGAATCCATGGTGAATCACCTGGAAATACACCAAGTCACTCAGAAGGACCTACAACGCAGGTCAATGCAGCACGGCATGATGGACCAATTCATCAACGTTTTGATAGGTACAAAAATCCTCAGGCTCCCTTTGATGGACCATCTAGCCACATGAGAGAGCCAAGATTGGATGGACCTCCAAGACCATTTGTTCCACCTTCACGATATGAAAGCAATACAGGGGGATTTGATGGGTCAGGTGGACCTGTAAGGTTTTCCGGACACCGCTTTGATACCCCTCACCACTTTGAACAATTTCCCAAAGCACCTGAAAGACCTGTGAGATTTAACAACCCACAAGTTTCACATAGGCCAATGCGCTTCGTAGAGCCTCATAATGTTAGATTTGACTCCCCAACACCGGTTCATTATGATCACTCAATGCCCCAAAACAGATTTGTTAATCCACCAAGGTTCGATAACCCTCAAATGCAACAGGGCCCACCAGGATATGAGGAACCACATTTTCCAGCTAGGATAATTAATTATGATGAACAGCAGGGTCCAGTTAGATTTGATAACCCAACATGTGGGATTCGTTTTGAGAACCCTGTGCAGCCTGAACCCTTAAGGTTCGATGCACCACCTGTCATGCCAAGATATGACCCACAGGGCCCTCCAAGATACTGCGGTCCAAATATTCCAAACCAGCTAAGACCACAGGAACCAACAATGTATGATCAAACTCAAGGTCAAGGTCCAATGATAAACCCTACTGTACCCCCACCCAATTTCAACATGCCACCCATAAACTCATTTGGTGGTCCAGCCCAGCAGTTTTCCATGCAGCAAAATGTCTCGCAAACCTCCAACTTCAGTGTGCCAGTTCCTACATCATCAGATTTTCAGGGTTCATTTAGACCTCCATTCCCTGGTCCGGGTGTCGGAGGTGTTCCTCAGCCT ATGATGGGTGCTCAAAACTTCATGCCCCAAAATCCAATGCCTTTTCAGCCAG TCTCCCAATTTCCACAGCCTGAGCCAGAGCCATTGAGACAAATAGATGTGAATGATCTGATGTCTAAGCTTATATCCACTGGAATTATTAAACCTGCACCTACAGACTCAACAGCTG ACTCCCCATCAGCTAGTCAGACTATATCTGTGcctgaagaagaggaggaggaggaggagcaagAGCAAGAAGAAGATGACAGTGTCCCAGATTTGACTGGCTTTATTTTGGATGACATGAAACA GAGACACGAAAGCATTATCACTAAACTCTATACTGGAATCCAGTGCTATTCCTGTGGCATGCGTTTTACTGCATCTCAGACAGACGTGTATGCAGATCATTTGGACTGGCACTACAGACAGAACCGCTCAGAGAAAGACATCAGTAAGAAAGTCACGCATCGCCGCTGGTACTACAGTCTGACG GATTGGATTGAATTTGAGGAAATCGCTGACCTTGAAGAGAGGGCAAAAAGTCAGTTCTTTGAAAAAGTTCATGAAGAGGTTGTACAGAAAACTCAGGAGGCAGCCAAAGAAAGGGAGTTCCAGAGCGTGAAGGCTGCAGCGGATGTCGTTCATGAG TTGTGCGAGATTTGCCAGGAGCAGTTTGAGATGTACtgggaggaggaagaggaagagtggCACCTGAAGAATGCCATCAGAGTTGATGAAAAG ACCTATCATCCCTCATGTTATGAAGACTACAAAAAT ACATCCTCCTTTATGGACACCACACCCTCGCCCAATAAAATGCTTACAGAAAATCCCTTAACAGCTTTTTTGAAACAAGAGCAGGATGACGAGACGTCGTGTTCCAGTATTAAAGAAGAGCCCGCTGATGATGATACGGAGGCTCCAATGGTAAAAGAGGAGGTTCAGGTTAAGTTAGAAGGAGAATCACAAACCAGTGCAATTATTTTCTAA
- the ccdc90b gene encoding coiled-coil domain-containing protein 90B, mitochondrial: MSSWGIFMRRQQQFCSLLKLHQLNIQPLCHQRGLHKTNAVKTYDVRKVELTPLEQRKLTFDSHALVKELESSGFEKRQAELIVTALVTLTTANIDIVYRDMVTGAHQEIALQQIMAHLDAIRKDMVILEKSEFANLRSENAKMKTELEQITNRLLEESQKIRAEAKLDINLERSRVTDMFTEQEKKLMDVRMEFQKMNADIESEAVETSKKIDIQVASLKTLLESLKLETVRYLAACIFTCLAIALGFYRFWK, from the exons ATGTCGTCCTGGGGGATCTTTATGCGGAGACAGCAGCAGTTTTGCTCGCTGTTAAAACTTCATCAACTCAACATCCAGCCCCTGTGTCATCAGAGAG gattgcataaaacaaatgctgtcaAAACATACGACGTGAGAAAGGTGGAGTTAACACCACTGGAACAAAGGAAACTCACCTTTGACTCCCATGCGCTCGTCAAAGAGCTGGAATCAAGCG GCTTCGAGAAGAGGCAAGCAGAGCTGATTGTCACAGCATTAGTGACTCTTACTACGGCCAATATTGACATTGTATACAGAGACATGGTGACTGGAGCACATCAG GAAATCGCTTTACAGCAAATCATGGCTCATCTCGATGCTATCAGGAAAGACATGGTTATCCTGGAGAAGAGTGAATTTGCCAATTTACGTTCAGAAAATGCT AAAATGAAAACTGAACTGGAGCAAATAACGAACAGACTGCTG GAAGAAAGCCAAAAAATAAGAGCTGAAGCAAAGTTAGATATTAATCTGGAGAGAAGCAGAGTTACAGATATG TTTACAGAACAAGAGAAGAAACTGATGGATGTTAGAATGGAGTTTCAAAAAATG AATGCAGATATAGAAAGTGAAGCAGTTGAAACGTCAAAGAAAATAGACATCCAAGTAGCGTCTTTGAAAACACTCCTGGAATCGCTCAAGTTGGAGACTGTTAGATATCTTGCAG CATGCATCTTTACCTGCTTGGCAATTGCCTTGGGATTCTATCGCTTCTGGAAATGA